Proteins encoded within one genomic window of Besnoitia besnoiti strain Bb-Ger1 chromosome II, whole genome shotgun sequence:
- a CDS encoding SAG-related sequence (encoded by transcript BESB_033850), with translation MGTGKRLREILYYSCTPKSADEQGSPGERAQVPPAAKKAACIVKIIVDAKEKEQSGTHQAGPSQDEHGAPVNATECNMETVTASASSESPLAFKCPTGKTLLPAQHERVFEGRDGECGTEVALASLVDAELQPPRETAEETDVYTLKINKDPEHDTFMCYKCVAARENRPLSGPSMRSGAPEQNECLLKISVKGTSGAASSGDSSLVNSVFLLVGLGGVSYCSLLLR, from the coding sequence ATGGGAACGGGAAAGCGACTGCGAGAAATCCTGTACTACAGCTGCACACCGAAGTCCGCTGATGAGCAAGGGTCTCCCGGCGAACGTGCTCAAGTTCCACCGGCTGCCAAGAAAGCAGCATGCATAGTCAAGATTATCGTCGATGCTAAAGAAAAAGAACAGAGCGGTACCCATCAGGCCGGCCCCTCACAAGATGAACATGGAGCACCTGTAAACGCCACTGAATGCAATATGGAGACTGTCACAGCCAGCGCTTCTTCAgagtcgccgctcgccttcaaGTGCCCGACTGGAAAGACACTGCTTCCCGCGCAACATGAAAGAGTGTTTGAGGGCCGAGATGGAGAGTGTGGCACAGAAGTCGCCCTGGCAAGCCTCGTGGATGCGGAgttgcagccgccgcgggaaacagcggaggagacggaTGTGTATACTCTCAAGATCAACAAAGACCCTGAGCACGACACATTCATGTGCTACAAGTGCGTGGCTGCGCGTGAAAATAGACCTTTGTCTGGCCCTAGTATGAGGTCGGGAGCGCCTGAACAGAACGAGTGCCTGCTCAAGATATCCGTTAAGGGGACATCAGGAGCAGCGTCATCAGGGGACTCGTCGTTGGTGAATTCTGTTTTCTTGTTGGTTGGCCTCGGTGGCGTTTCCTACTGCAGCTTGTTGTTGCGGTAA
- a CDS encoding hypothetical protein (encoded by transcript BESB_033860), producing the protein MAGFAATVSVALVILYSGFSYGQKNSANAAENVAQAETCDEAKISGNGVSVNLLTNQVSITFKCGADAVLEPDAQQKKFCVESDCINQEPVTAILSGADFGEIEAVTKDPAKEKTYQLTLPEHGRPGKTIYYQCKFTSRDVQGAATRDAARQGGAGGAGVPGGVPGSGLGEGHDGEEQGDQVIGGPQPLPQVEKSCLVTIKIEQTSLPEPEKPGEPVKPTVTPEGLEQVTECDSAFVAAELSADKSLKFRCPNDQKLLPTSSVNVYDDSDGQCSKEVQLSSLVKAALKPANPSSEEEGRKTIYKLTLESPPIHDAALCYKCVSSEANSKPSPSTPVSMRTAAAEVKECSLKVVVKGTYRPASSAIHTWASFSIFAAYAIIPSVYAMM; encoded by the coding sequence ATGGCTGGTTTCGCTGCCACCGTTTCGGTGGCGCTAGTCATCCTGTACTCCGGTTTCTCCTACGGACAGAAGAATTCAGCGAATGCTGCAGAAAATGTTGCACAGGCTGAAACTTGCGACGAAGCAAAGATCTCGGGTAATGGGGTTTCCGTGAACCTTCTGACCAATCAAGTCTCCATTACGTTCAAGTgtggcgccgacgccgtACTGGAGCCAGATGCGCAGCAAAAGAAATTTTGTGTGGAGTCGGACTGCATAAATCAAGAGCCAGTGACTGCTATTTTATCTGGAGCTGATTTCGGTGAGATTGAAGCCGTGACGAAAGATCCAGCCAAAGAGAAAACGTACCAACTGACACTGCCGGAGCACGGACGCCCAGGCAAGACCATCTACTACCAGTGTAAATTCACAAGCAGAGACGTGCAGGGAGCCGCAACGAGAGATGCGGCGAGGCAAGGTGGAGCCGGAGGAGCAGGAGTTCCAGGAGGTGTACCCGGCAGTGGACTGGGGGAAGGTCACGATGGAGAAGAGCAGGGGGACCAAGTCATAGGCGGCCCCCAGCCCTTACCGCAGGTTGAGAAGTCGTGCCTGGTCACAATAAAAATCGAGCAGACTTCTCTGCCGGAGCCGGAAAAACCTGGCGAGCCGGTAAAGCCCACCGTTACACCGGAGGGCCTGGAGCAAGTCACTGAATGCGactccgccttcgtcgctgcgGAACTATCGGCAGACAAGTCTCTAAAATTCCGATGCCCAAATGACCAGAAGTTGTTACCGACCTCGTCAGTCAACGTTTATGACGACAGCGATGGGCAGTGTTCCAAGGAAGTTCAGCTTTCGTCCCTCGTGAAAGCCGCACTGAAACCGGCGAATCCCTCgtccgaggaggaagggaggAAGACGATTTACAAACTAACCCTTGAAAGCCCTCCCATTCATGACGCGGCTCTATGCTACAAGTGCGTAAGTTCTGAGGCCAATTCCAAGCCGTCGCCGTCAACGCCCGTGTCTATgaggacagcagcagcggaggtGAAGGAATGCTCGCTGAAAGTGGTCGTGAAGGGAACATACCGACCAGCATCCTCTGCGATACATACGTGGGCATCCTTCTCGATTTTTGCGGCATACGCGATAATCCCTTCGGTGTACGCGATGATGTAG